A region from the Arthrobacter gengyunqii genome encodes:
- a CDS encoding shikimate dehydrogenase, protein MSSPSESFLVGLIGEGVTPSLSPPMHEQAADRLGLRYLYRPVDLAMLGSGEGVDARLKALLHGGRDLGFNAFNITHPCKQLVLRFLDEVSDDAARLGAVNTVLIRDGKFVGHNTDFSGFASALATGLPDAVLDRVVQLGVGGAGSAVAYALLKAGTKHLILIDVDYSRAAERAGALGRLFPDRTVAPADAGDLPAVLADADGFMHATPVGMHSHPGLPLDPELLSPRQWVADVVYRPLETELVRAARARGCAVLDGGQMAVGQAVDAFELITGIRPDPDLMRADFLNLIERGL, encoded by the coding sequence GTGAGCAGTCCGTCCGAGTCTTTTTTGGTTGGCCTTATCGGGGAGGGCGTCACGCCGTCCCTCTCACCCCCCATGCATGAGCAGGCGGCTGACCGGCTGGGGCTGCGGTATCTCTACCGGCCGGTGGATCTGGCCATGCTCGGGTCCGGCGAGGGTGTCGACGCGAGGCTGAAGGCCCTGCTGCACGGCGGACGGGACCTGGGTTTCAATGCCTTCAACATCACCCATCCGTGCAAGCAGCTCGTCCTGCGCTTCCTGGACGAGGTGTCCGACGACGCCGCCCGGCTGGGGGCCGTGAACACCGTCCTGATCCGGGACGGAAAATTCGTCGGACACAATACTGACTTCTCCGGATTTGCGTCTGCACTGGCAACGGGCCTCCCGGACGCGGTCCTGGACCGTGTGGTGCAGCTGGGAGTGGGCGGCGCCGGCTCCGCCGTCGCGTACGCCCTGCTCAAAGCGGGCACCAAGCACCTGATCCTGATCGACGTCGACTACTCCCGTGCTGCGGAACGCGCCGGCGCGTTGGGCCGGCTCTTCCCCGACCGAACCGTGGCCCCGGCGGACGCTGGGGATCTCCCCGCTGTCCTGGCCGATGCGGACGGCTTCATGCACGCCACGCCGGTGGGAATGCACTCCCATCCCGGGCTGCCGCTGGACCCTGAGCTGCTGTCACCCCGTCAGTGGGTTGCCGACGTCGTCTACCGTCCGCTGGAGACCGAATTGGTCCGGGCTGCACGTGCCCGGGGCTGTGCCGTGCTCGACGGGGGCCAGATGGCAGTGGGGCAGGCCGTGGATGCATTTGAGCTGATCACCGGCATCCGGCCGGATCCGGACCTGATGCGCGCGGATTTCCTGAATCTCATCGAGCGTGGACTGTAG
- the glsA gene encoding glutaminase A, whose amino-acid sequence MMPDKAAINHAVETAYSDHAKDTGGANASYIPYLASVDPSLFGVCVVTADGDVFEAGDTGFEFALESISKVFSMTLAMQEVGLPEFHDKVGADPTGEPFNSVMAVAMHDNKPVSPLVNAGAMSTVSLIPAESPDERWKKILDMQSAFAGREIRLSDAVNDSEQSTNFHNRAIAWLLYSGGTMYSDPMEACEVYTRQCSTLVTTRDLATMGATVAARGRNPVTGKQVFDAALVPPILAEMTMEGMYTASGDWAYKVGLPGKSGVGGGILAIMPGTLAIAAFSPPLDPVGNSVRGQKAAAQVAAALNLNIYNATDYAR is encoded by the coding sequence ATGATGCCGGATAAGGCAGCAATTAACCATGCCGTTGAAACGGCGTACTCGGACCATGCCAAGGACACCGGCGGCGCCAACGCCAGTTACATTCCGTATCTGGCGTCCGTGGACCCGTCATTGTTCGGAGTGTGCGTGGTAACGGCCGACGGCGACGTGTTCGAAGCCGGCGACACCGGGTTCGAGTTTGCCTTGGAATCCATTTCCAAGGTGTTCTCCATGACCCTGGCCATGCAGGAAGTGGGGTTGCCGGAGTTCCATGACAAGGTGGGCGCGGATCCAACCGGTGAACCGTTCAACTCCGTCATGGCGGTGGCGATGCACGATAACAAGCCGGTGTCGCCGCTGGTGAATGCGGGGGCCATGTCCACGGTTTCGTTGATTCCGGCGGAGTCCCCGGATGAGCGGTGGAAAAAGATCCTGGACATGCAAAGTGCATTTGCCGGACGGGAGATCCGCCTCAGCGACGCCGTCAATGATTCCGAGCAGTCCACCAACTTCCACAACCGGGCCATCGCCTGGTTGCTGTATTCGGGCGGAACGATGTATTCGGATCCGATGGAGGCATGCGAGGTCTACACCCGGCAGTGCTCCACCCTGGTGACCACCCGGGACCTGGCGACGATGGGAGCCACTGTTGCCGCCAGGGGCCGGAACCCGGTCACGGGAAAGCAGGTGTTTGATGCCGCCCTGGTGCCGCCGATTCTGGCGGAAATGACCATGGAGGGTATGTACACGGCTTCCGGGGACTGGGCCTACAAGGTGGGCCTGCCGGGTAAGAGCGGGGTGGGCGGCGGTATCCTGGCGATCATGCCTGGCACCCTCGCCATTGCTGCCTTCTCTCCGCCGCTGGACCCGGTGGGCAACAGCGTCCGGGGCCAGAAGGCCGCGGCCCAGGTGGCTGCGGCCCTGAATCTCAACATCTACAACGCCACGGATTACGCCCGGTAA
- a CDS encoding IclR family transcriptional regulator domain-containing protein — MADMGAGGGYYVKSTEKTLAVLSSFTPEHPRLSVSAVAAAADLSRAAARRFLLTLRDLGYLRSDGTLFELAPRSLDIGSAFLATLSLPTVAEPHLKMLAEDLGETTSLCVLDGMHVVYVARFTAPRLVHVSVNVGTRFPAWATSMGRILIAALEPAEREAHLAAVELRPLTPHTVSSLAELRAEVELAGTRGWSRVTDELEGGLRGVAVPVSRAGKVVAAANVSLQTHRDPDESLEDSVIPQLRSAAERITADLNFR, encoded by the coding sequence ATGGCTGACATGGGAGCTGGCGGCGGGTATTACGTAAAGTCGACGGAGAAGACCCTCGCGGTGCTGAGCTCTTTCACGCCTGAGCACCCGAGGTTGAGCGTCAGCGCGGTGGCGGCTGCGGCGGATCTGAGCCGGGCCGCGGCCCGGCGTTTCCTGCTCACCCTGCGTGATCTGGGATACCTGCGCAGCGACGGCACGCTGTTCGAGTTGGCGCCGCGTTCCCTGGACATTGGTTCTGCCTTCCTCGCGACCCTTTCCCTCCCGACGGTTGCCGAGCCGCACCTGAAGATGCTGGCTGAAGACCTGGGCGAAACCACGTCACTTTGCGTACTCGACGGTATGCACGTGGTCTATGTGGCACGCTTTACGGCACCCCGGCTGGTTCATGTGTCCGTTAATGTCGGCACCCGGTTTCCCGCCTGGGCAACATCCATGGGGCGGATCCTCATCGCTGCCCTGGAGCCCGCCGAGCGCGAAGCGCATTTGGCCGCCGTCGAACTCCGGCCGCTGACTCCGCATACTGTCTCCAGCCTCGCCGAGCTGCGCGCCGAAGTGGAGCTTGCCGGCACCCGCGGCTGGAGCCGGGTCACTGACGAACTGGAAGGCGGGCTCCGCGGGGTGGCGGTTCCGGTGTCCCGTGCCGGCAAAGTGGTGGCGGCCGCGAACGTATCCCTGCAGACACACCGGGACCCCGATGAGTCATTGGAGGACTCGGTGATTCCACAGCTGAGGTCGGCGGCTGAACGCATCACCGCCGACCTCAACTTTCGTTAA
- a CDS encoding bifunctional sugar phosphate isomerase/epimerase/4-hydroxyphenylpyruvate dioxygenase family protein, whose protein sequence is MRTSIATVCLSGTLEEKMRACAAAGFDGIEIFEQDLIVSPHSPEEIRGLAAALGLSLDLFQPFRDFEGVTEELLLENLYRAEAKFALMNRLGIDTMLVCSNVATATVDDDDVAASQLRRMGEVAAGYGIRLAYEALAWGKYVNDFEHAQRIVDLADHPNVGTCLDSFHILSRGADPAGIEKLPAEKIFFVQLADAPELSLDVLSWSRHYRVFPGEGAFDLTTFMTHLVRSGYNGPVSLEVFNDVFRQTAEERTAVDAMRSLIWLEERTSVALAEHGGAPGNDGGFPAYPMELATLPAVAQPTGFNFAEVKAGDSGAVEELLFQLGLHCEGRHRTKPVQLWSAGGARVIINQQQARGLAPAVSALGLDVQDPLAAASRAVQLKAQPVSRRSQADEAVLQAVSAPDSTEIFLCEATGDGTVAWAEEFGSDGVVEGEPLITHIDHINLSQPWQHFDEAVLFYESTLSLVPRASQEVPSPMGLVRSQVMCSSDGAVRLALNIAPMGLEQPHGGADYPQHVAFACRDVVALARQARQRGLDFLPVPANYYEDLQARFRLGDDMLDVLQSLNLLYDRDEDGEFLHFYTATVGNVFFEVVERRARYDGYGAPNAPVRLASQYQRARSGRRDG, encoded by the coding sequence GTGCGTACATCCATAGCAACGGTGTGCCTGAGCGGCACGCTGGAAGAAAAGATGAGAGCCTGTGCGGCCGCCGGGTTCGACGGTATCGAGATTTTTGAACAGGACCTCATCGTGTCGCCGCACAGCCCGGAGGAGATCCGGGGCCTGGCTGCTGCGCTGGGTCTGAGCCTGGACCTGTTCCAGCCGTTCCGGGATTTTGAGGGTGTCACTGAGGAGTTGCTCCTCGAGAACCTGTACCGCGCGGAAGCCAAGTTCGCACTGATGAACCGCTTGGGCATCGACACCATGCTGGTGTGCAGCAATGTGGCCACAGCCACCGTGGATGACGACGACGTCGCCGCCTCCCAGCTGCGCCGCATGGGAGAGGTTGCCGCGGGGTACGGGATCCGGCTCGCCTACGAGGCGCTCGCCTGGGGCAAATACGTGAACGACTTTGAGCACGCGCAGAGGATTGTGGACCTGGCGGACCATCCCAATGTGGGCACGTGCCTGGACAGTTTCCACATTCTCTCGCGCGGCGCGGACCCTGCCGGGATCGAAAAGCTACCGGCGGAGAAGATCTTCTTCGTCCAGTTGGCCGACGCTCCGGAATTGTCCCTGGATGTGCTTTCCTGGAGTCGGCACTACCGGGTATTTCCCGGTGAAGGCGCCTTCGACCTGACGACTTTTATGACGCATCTGGTCCGCAGCGGCTACAACGGGCCGGTGTCGCTGGAAGTTTTCAATGACGTGTTCCGGCAGACAGCCGAGGAACGGACAGCGGTGGACGCGATGCGGTCGCTGATTTGGCTCGAAGAAAGGACTTCCGTCGCCCTTGCGGAACACGGCGGTGCTCCGGGGAACGACGGCGGCTTCCCCGCATACCCGATGGAACTCGCCACCCTTCCGGCAGTTGCCCAGCCGACAGGCTTTAATTTCGCTGAAGTGAAGGCGGGAGACAGCGGGGCCGTGGAAGAGCTGCTGTTCCAGCTGGGCCTGCACTGCGAAGGCCGGCACCGGACAAAGCCGGTGCAGCTGTGGAGCGCCGGCGGGGCGCGGGTGATCATCAACCAGCAGCAGGCCCGGGGTCTGGCGCCGGCAGTTTCGGCACTGGGGCTGGATGTACAGGACCCCCTGGCCGCAGCCTCGCGCGCCGTCCAGCTGAAAGCGCAACCGGTCAGCAGGCGCAGCCAGGCGGACGAAGCCGTCCTGCAAGCTGTCTCGGCCCCCGATTCCACTGAAATCTTCCTGTGTGAGGCCACCGGGGACGGAACCGTTGCATGGGCGGAGGAGTTCGGATCGGACGGCGTCGTCGAAGGTGAGCCGCTGATCACCCACATCGATCACATCAACCTTTCCCAGCCGTGGCAGCACTTTGACGAAGCCGTGCTGTTCTATGAATCGACCCTTTCCCTCGTCCCGCGCGCATCGCAGGAAGTGCCGAGCCCCATGGGTTTGGTCCGCAGCCAGGTGATGTGCAGCAGCGACGGCGCTGTCCGGCTGGCCCTGAACATTGCACCAATGGGACTGGAACAGCCGCACGGTGGCGCGGACTATCCGCAGCATGTGGCGTTTGCCTGCCGCGACGTGGTTGCACTGGCGCGGCAGGCACGGCAGCGGGGCCTGGATTTCCTGCCGGTTCCGGCCAACTACTACGAGGACCTGCAGGCACGGTTCCGGCTCGGTGATGACATGCTGGATGTCCTGCAGTCCCTGAACCTGCTGTATGACAGGGATGAGGACGGGGAGTTCCTGCATTTCTACACGGCGACAGTGGGCAACGTGTTCTTCGAGGTGGTGGAGCGCCGGGCCCGGTACGACGGTTACGGGGCTCCCAATGCTCCGGTGCGGCTGGCCTCGCAGTATCAGCGTGCCCGCAGCGGCAGACGGGATGGCTGA